In Lujinxingia sediminis, a single genomic region encodes these proteins:
- a CDS encoding helix-turn-helix domain-containing protein, with amino-acid sequence MNIQPVRTPQDYENALRRISDLMDADPTEGTDEFDLLDILVTLVEAYERKHYPIAQAPPTDVIQFHMERLGLTQAELARQAKLQPTHLSAVLQGHRQLSLNQIKKLSAFFEIPAGSLIDNPFRDDAEHRPSAG; translated from the coding sequence ATGAACATCCAACCCGTCCGGACCCCACAGGACTACGAGAACGCGTTGCGTCGCATCTCCGACTTGATGGACGCAGATCCAACCGAGGGGACCGATGAGTTCGACCTTCTCGACATTCTGGTCACGCTGGTCGAGGCCTATGAACGAAAGCATTACCCGATCGCGCAGGCGCCACCCACCGACGTGATCCAGTTTCATATGGAGCGCCTCGGCCTGACGCAGGCTGAGCTTGCGCGTCAGGCTAAACTCCAGCCCACCCACCTCTCTGCTGTTCTTCAGGGGCATCGTCAGCTCTCGCTTAACCAGATTAAAAAGCTCAGCGCATTTTTCGAAATCCCGGCGGGCTCCCTGATCGACAACCCCTTCCGCGACGACGCGGAACATCGCCCCTCAGCGGGT
- a CDS encoding type II toxin-antitoxin system HigB family toxin yields the protein MGRLRKTSQGGTQTRVTLKGNRVVFNIKGNTYRLIVSIAYRSQVVYIKFFGTHAEYDKIDALSVNDF from the coding sequence ATTGGGCGTCTCCGCAAGACGTCACAAGGCGGTACCCAAACGCGCGTAACTCTCAAGGGCAACCGAGTTGTTTTTAACATCAAGGGCAACACCTACCGCCTCATCGTATCCATCGCTTATCGGTCACAAGTCGTCTACATAAAGTTTTTCGGTACCCACGCCGAATACGACAAAATAGACGCCCTCAGCGTCAACGACTTCTAA
- a CDS encoding SDR family oxidoreductase gives MTEPSRKRDILITGFPSFVARKLVETILNDEPDATIRLLVRPDALDEADRQLQKLDASRQRIHLLSGDVVALDLGLSGREYLELIANVTDIYHIASIWFLGVERSEAFEVNVRGARNILDTAYEMQHLERLNHLSTAFVSGDRAGVIMEEELDEGQGFRNAYEESKFRAEQAMRQAMEHLPISIFRPSIIVGDSRTGEIDRMAGPYYLINALVNMPSIVPIPMPGRGDKPLNLVPVDFVCRAMHRISCRDDAAGRTFHLCDPNPLSARRVFQLVADRAGRSAPVSMLPYRLTSLLMKFPYLERFTRNPRQFMDDFNHLTIYNSINTLDALEGQDLCPPLPTYLDALIAYVRAADLDLEMPLGVEIMG, from the coding sequence ATGACCGAGCCCTCCCGAAAGCGCGACATCCTCATCACCGGCTTCCCCAGCTTCGTCGCACGCAAGCTCGTTGAGACCATCCTCAACGACGAGCCCGACGCTACGATCCGACTGCTGGTGCGCCCCGATGCCCTCGATGAGGCCGATCGTCAGCTGCAAAAACTCGACGCCTCCCGCCAGCGCATTCACCTGCTCAGCGGCGATGTCGTCGCCCTCGACCTGGGCCTCTCCGGCCGCGAGTACCTGGAACTCATCGCCAACGTCACCGACATCTACCACATCGCCAGCATCTGGTTCCTGGGGGTGGAGCGCTCGGAGGCCTTTGAGGTCAACGTGCGCGGGGCGCGCAACATCCTGGACACTGCCTACGAGATGCAGCACCTGGAACGCCTCAATCACCTCTCCACGGCCTTTGTCAGCGGCGACCGCGCCGGCGTGATCATGGAAGAGGAACTCGACGAGGGGCAGGGCTTTCGCAACGCCTACGAAGAGAGCAAGTTCCGCGCCGAGCAGGCCATGCGCCAGGCCATGGAGCATCTGCCCATCTCGATCTTCCGCCCCAGCATCATCGTCGGCGATTCCCGTACCGGTGAGATCGACCGGATGGCCGGGCCCTATTACCTGATCAACGCCCTGGTCAACATGCCCTCAATCGTGCCCATCCCCATGCCGGGCCGCGGTGACAAACCCCTAAACCTCGTGCCGGTGGATTTTGTCTGCCGCGCGATGCACCGCATCAGCTGCCGCGACGACGCCGCCGGGCGCACCTTTCACCTCTGCGACCCCAACCCCCTCTCCGCTCGACGCGTCTTCCAGCTGGTGGCCGACCGCGCCGGCCGCAGCGCCCCCGTCAGCATGCTCCCCTATCGGCTGACCAGCCTGCTTATGAAGTTCCCCTACCTGGAGCGCTTCACCCGCAACCCCCGCCAGTTCATGGACGACTTCAACCACCTGACCATCTACAACTCCATCAACACCCTCGATGCCCTGGAAGGTCAGGACCTCTGTCCGCCGCTTCCCACCTACCTCGACGCACTGATTGCGTATGTGCGCGCCGCAGACCTCGACCTGGAGATGCCGCTGGGGGTGGAGATCATGGGGTAA
- the coaE gene encoding dephospho-CoA kinase (Dephospho-CoA kinase (CoaE) performs the final step in coenzyme A biosynthesis.), with protein MSTNSPGVIIGLTGGIASGKSTVSRHFEALGVPVIDADRIARQVVEPGQPALADIVEAFGANVLHEDGTLNRTALGAHIFQDPDARARLGAITHPRIAQEMARQSAAAFEHGHPWVIYDAALIVENGLYKAFDSLIVVACSPETQLQRLMARDGISEKQALARIHSQMPLREKLEVADFVIDNDQSLDHTRRQVDDLFETIDARIRQRGSARPTDD; from the coding sequence GTGTCAACGAACTCACCCGGCGTGATCATCGGCCTGACCGGTGGCATCGCCAGCGGAAAATCCACTGTCAGCCGTCACTTCGAGGCTCTGGGCGTCCCGGTGATCGATGCCGATCGCATCGCCCGCCAGGTCGTTGAACCGGGCCAGCCGGCCCTGGCCGACATCGTCGAGGCGTTCGGAGCGAACGTCCTCCACGAAGACGGCACGCTCAACCGTACCGCATTAGGCGCGCACATATTCCAGGATCCCGACGCACGCGCCAGACTTGGGGCCATCACCCATCCGCGCATCGCTCAGGAGATGGCCCGGCAGAGCGCCGCGGCCTTTGAACACGGCCACCCCTGGGTGATCTACGACGCCGCGCTGATCGTAGAGAATGGTCTTTATAAAGCCTTCGACAGCCTCATCGTGGTCGCCTGCTCGCCAGAGACGCAACTCCAGCGCCTGATGGCCCGCGATGGCATCAGCGAAAAGCAGGCCCTGGCCCGTATCCACTCCCAGATGCCTTTGCGCGAGAAGCTCGAGGTCGCCGACTTTGTCATCGACAACGATCAGAGCCTCGACCACACTCGACGCCAGGTAGATGATCTTTTCGAAACCATCGACGCGCGCATCCGCCAGCGTGGCAGCGCGCGCCCGACCGACGACTGA
- the yihA gene encoding ribosome biogenesis GTP-binding protein YihA/YsxC has product MSAIYKVNTAAFMTSGTKPSHYPPTELPEIAFGGASNVGKSSLINSLVGRTKLVKTSKTPGHTQTINFFNINDAMIFVDLPGYGFAKVPLSVKAAWGPMIEGYLAGRPTLRAIVCVMDLRRGVRDDDMMLIESAPLFGIQPILVFTKADKYGRNAAQQRRREIAKGLNCPPGDLLLYSSTKGEGGEAVWDRIRQVTGV; this is encoded by the coding sequence ATGAGCGCGATCTACAAGGTCAATACGGCGGCGTTTATGACGAGCGGCACAAAGCCCTCGCACTACCCGCCCACCGAGCTCCCGGAGATCGCCTTTGGCGGCGCGAGCAACGTCGGTAAATCCAGCCTGATCAATTCTCTGGTGGGGCGCACCAAGCTGGTCAAGACCAGTAAAACCCCGGGGCATACCCAGACGATCAACTTCTTTAACATCAACGACGCCATGATCTTCGTGGATCTTCCGGGCTACGGCTTTGCGAAGGTTCCGCTTTCGGTGAAGGCGGCCTGGGGGCCGATGATCGAGGGGTATCTGGCCGGGCGTCCGACGCTGCGGGCGATCGTCTGCGTGATGGATCTGCGCCGCGGGGTGCGCGATGACGATATGATGCTCATTGAGTCGGCACCGCTCTTTGGCATTCAGCCGATTCTGGTGTTCACCAAGGCTGATAAGTACGGGAGAAACGCCGCACAGCAGCGGCGCCGCGAGATTGCGAAAGGGCTGAACTGCCCGCCCGGCGATCTTCTGCTCTACTCCAGCACCAAAGGTGAGGGAGGGGAGGCGGTCTGGGATCGCATCCGCCAGGTCACCGGCGTATGA
- the rimI gene encoding ribosomal protein S18-alanine N-acetyltransferase, protein MSAESWGEPGGEGVAEGLSVRRATPDDLDAIMEVERAAHAHPWQRESFEREFTLEWSRIWVATEGERVAGFLAYWRVLDELHILDVAVHPEFQRRGIARGMLEMLIALGHAHEVVSVLLEVRVSNKAAIALYKRLGFERMGRRKRYYDDGEDAWVMCAELG, encoded by the coding sequence ATGAGCGCCGAGAGCTGGGGTGAGCCCGGCGGTGAAGGTGTGGCGGAGGGGCTGAGCGTGCGGCGGGCGACGCCCGATGATCTCGACGCGATCATGGAGGTGGAGCGTGCCGCGCATGCCCACCCCTGGCAGCGTGAGAGCTTTGAGCGGGAGTTCACCCTGGAGTGGTCACGCATCTGGGTGGCCACCGAGGGGGAGCGTGTGGCGGGCTTTCTGGCCTACTGGCGGGTGCTCGACGAGCTGCACATCCTGGATGTGGCGGTGCACCCGGAGTTTCAGCGTCGCGGGATCGCCCGGGGGATGCTGGAGATGCTCATCGCCCTGGGCCATGCCCACGAGGTGGTCTCGGTCCTCCTGGAGGTGCGCGTGAGCAACAAGGCGGCCATTGCCCTCTACAAACGCCTGGGCTTTGAGCGCATGGGCCGCCGCAAGCGCTACTACGACGATGGCGAGGATGCCTGGGTGATGTGCGCTGAGTTGGGCTGA
- a CDS encoding ribose-phosphate diphosphokinase: MNKQLKVFSGGSHPEFCKSICRHLGIELGKSTTVRFSNENMMVQIEENVRECDVFVVQTSASPVHENLFELLIMIDALRSASASRITAVMPYIPYIRSDKKDRPRISITARLVADLLKTAGADRVLTMDLHSAQAQGFFRMPVDQLLGAGPICDRLRQEEGRENWVLVAADAGEAKDLGRYANRLDLPMAIIDKRRDGDDERPRAVSLIGDVKDKVAVIVDDEIASGGTLIEAATFLKEKGADKVLATATHPIFSSNAAERIDGAFIDKVFVTDTVPLRANQQSEKVEVISVAKDFAEAISRIHDGRSVSELFHAKKPMKQG, from the coding sequence GTGAACAAGCAGCTCAAAGTCTTCTCCGGCGGAAGCCACCCGGAGTTCTGCAAGTCGATCTGCAGGCATCTCGGAATTGAGCTCGGAAAGAGCACCACGGTTCGTTTCAGCAATGAGAACATGATGGTGCAGATCGAGGAGAACGTGCGCGAGTGCGACGTCTTCGTCGTGCAGACCTCGGCCTCACCGGTTCATGAGAACCTCTTTGAGCTCCTGATTATGATCGACGCGCTGCGCTCGGCGTCGGCCTCGCGCATTACCGCGGTGATGCCCTACATCCCTTACATCCGCAGCGATAAAAAGGATCGTCCGCGCATCTCGATCACCGCACGTCTCGTGGCCGATCTGCTCAAGACCGCCGGTGCTGACCGGGTGCTCACCATGGATCTGCACTCGGCGCAGGCTCAGGGCTTCTTTCGGATGCCGGTCGATCAGCTGCTGGGGGCGGGCCCCATCTGCGATCGTCTGCGTCAGGAGGAGGGGCGCGAGAACTGGGTGTTGGTTGCGGCCGACGCCGGCGAAGCCAAGGATCTCGGGCGTTACGCCAACCGCCTCGACCTGCCGATGGCGATCATCGACAAGCGTCGCGACGGCGATGATGAGCGCCCGCGTGCGGTCAGCCTGATCGGCGATGTGAAAGACAAAGTCGCCGTGATCGTGGACGATGAGATCGCCAGTGGAGGCACGCTCATTGAGGCGGCGACCTTCCTGAAAGAGAAGGGCGCCGACAAGGTTCTGGCCACGGCCACCCACCCCATCTTCAGCTCGAACGCCGCCGAGCGCATCGACGGAGCGTTCATCGACAAGGTTTTTGTAACCGACACCGTGCCGTTGCGCGCCAACCAGCAGTCGGAGAAGGTTGAGGTGATCTCGGTGGCGAAAGACTTCGCCGAGGCCATCAGCCGCATTCACGATGGGCGTTCGGTCAGCGAACTCTTTCACGCCAAAAAGCCCATGAAACAGGGCTAA
- a CDS encoding metallophosphoesterase family protein translates to MPTIAILADVHANLFALDAVIADIARHEIDEVIVAGDMVGRGPQGSAVVARIAELGWRSVKGNHEDYLLSFCRGDIPEPWCTLDEWAGSRWMADELSEEAVAFIDALPFSLHAESDPTLEVFHGSPRSHSEGIGAWTPDDRLRAHFDAIEGSTLICAHTHRPLVHRFDDGLIVNVGSVGLPFNGDWRAQYAILTGSGPSREVTLRQVEYDREGFLRHYQRSGFLTEGNITARLLYREVQAARPFLVPFLKWAELTEREPALDALDDFDAVYEPGISMLDFLKRIDPSERF, encoded by the coding sequence ATGCCTACGATCGCTATCCTTGCGGATGTTCACGCCAACCTCTTTGCCCTCGACGCCGTCATCGCCGATATCGCCCGGCATGAGATCGACGAGGTCATCGTCGCCGGCGACATGGTCGGCCGTGGCCCTCAGGGGAGCGCGGTCGTCGCTCGCATCGCCGAGCTGGGCTGGCGCAGCGTCAAAGGAAACCACGAGGATTACCTCCTCTCCTTTTGCCGCGGCGACATTCCCGAGCCCTGGTGTACCCTCGATGAGTGGGCTGGCTCGCGCTGGATGGCCGACGAACTCAGCGAGGAGGCCGTCGCCTTTATCGACGCCCTGCCCTTCTCCCTTCACGCCGAGTCCGATCCCACCCTGGAGGTCTTTCACGGCTCGCCGCGATCCCACAGCGAGGGCATCGGCGCCTGGACCCCCGACGATCGCCTGCGCGCGCACTTCGACGCCATCGAGGGCTCCACGCTCATCTGCGCTCACACCCACCGCCCGCTCGTCCACCGCTTTGACGACGGTCTGATCGTCAACGTGGGTTCGGTGGGACTCCCCTTTAACGGCGACTGGCGTGCTCAGTACGCCATCCTCACAGGAAGCGGTCCGTCCCGCGAGGTCACCCTGCGCCAGGTCGAGTACGACCGCGAGGGCTTTTTGAGACACTACCAGCGCTCGGGCTTTCTCACCGAGGGCAACATCACCGCGCGTCTGCTCTACCGTGAGGTTCAGGCCGCGCGCCCCTTCCTGGTCCCCTTCTTAAAATGGGCCGAACTCACCGAGCGTGAGCCCGCTCTTGACGCCCTCGACGACTTCGATGCGGTCTATGAGCCGGGCATCTCCATGCTCGACTTTCTCAAGCGCATCGATCCCTCCGAGCGCTTCTGA
- a CDS encoding HNH endonuclease, with protein sequence MKPALLLNASYEPLSIVDWRKAVTLLWLGKAEVLVSQERQVHATHTSLELPSVLRLLRRVRIPRRRVQFSRNNIYRRDGYRCQYCGERFSGADLTFDHVMPRSRGGETSWTNIATSCQPCNRRKNSRTPSEARMPLITQPYEPRWWPFSAGAGNLEDHPEDWKPYLWT encoded by the coding sequence ATGAAACCCGCCCTCTTGCTCAACGCCTCCTACGAGCCTCTCTCGATCGTCGACTGGCGAAAGGCCGTCACGCTTTTGTGGCTGGGCAAAGCCGAAGTCCTCGTCTCCCAGGAGCGTCAGGTGCACGCGACGCACACCTCCCTGGAGCTTCCCTCCGTCCTTCGCCTCCTGCGACGCGTGCGCATTCCCCGGCGACGCGTGCAGTTCTCGCGCAACAACATCTATCGCCGCGACGGCTACCGCTGCCAGTACTGTGGCGAGCGTTTCAGCGGTGCCGACCTTACCTTCGATCACGTCATGCCCCGAAGTCGCGGAGGAGAGACCAGCTGGACCAACATCGCCACCAGCTGCCAGCCCTGCAATCGACGCAAAAACTCCCGCACCCCCTCCGAGGCCCGCATGCCCCTGATCACCCAGCCCTACGAGCCTCGCTGGTGGCCATTCAGCGCCGGGGCAGGTAATCTTGAAGACCACCCGGAGGACTGGAAGCCCTACCTCTGGACCTGA
- a CDS encoding ComF family protein: protein MPHRLVHLLQHAVDRLLPPGCAACEEPALFERAFCAICEEDSYLLPYSVCPGCALPLPLSRSPYASLPSLAGCLGCARRPHSPITRTTAIWEYEGAVSEALRRIKYSGDLVAAQSLLNVSAALIAPTLRALPPSLIIPVPARRENLRQRGFHLPSLLARCWAKGTHHQPALFALYKTRQTRAQASLGLIERSTNLRDAFKARLTPRPRTSVLLVDDVLTTGATLDAAANALREVGVEKIHALVLARSLPRQ from the coding sequence GTGCCTCATCGCCTTGTCCACCTCCTTCAGCACGCCGTTGATCGCCTCCTTCCCCCCGGCTGCGCCGCGTGCGAGGAGCCGGCGCTCTTTGAGCGCGCCTTCTGTGCGATCTGCGAGGAGGACAGCTACCTGCTTCCATACAGCGTTTGCCCGGGGTGCGCCCTGCCACTGCCGCTGAGCCGCTCTCCCTACGCTTCCCTCCCCTCGCTGGCCGGCTGCCTCGGCTGCGCCCGTCGGCCGCACTCGCCCATCACCCGCACCACGGCCATCTGGGAGTACGAGGGAGCCGTCTCCGAGGCGTTGCGGCGCATCAAATACTCCGGCGATCTCGTCGCCGCCCAATCGCTGCTCAACGTCTCCGCTGCGCTCATCGCGCCCACCCTCCGCGCACTCCCCCCCTCGCTGATCATTCCGGTCCCTGCGCGTCGCGAAAACCTGCGTCAACGTGGCTTTCATCTCCCCTCCCTGCTCGCCAGGTGCTGGGCGAAAGGCACCCACCATCAACCGGCACTCTTTGCGCTCTACAAAACGCGTCAGACCCGCGCCCAGGCAAGCCTGGGACTGATCGAGCGAAGCACCAACCTTCGCGACGCCTTTAAGGCCCGGCTCACCCCTCGTCCCCGGACAAGCGTCCTTCTCGTCGACGACGTACTCACCACCGGCGCCACCCTGGATGCCGCCGCCAACGCCCTTCGAGAGGTCGGCGTCGAAAAAATTCACGCCCTGGTGCTGGCCCGGAGCCTCCCCCGTCAATAA
- a CDS encoding 23S rRNA (pseudouridine(1915)-N(3))-methyltransferase RlmH yields the protein MKISVVAMGKMRDERFGALAREYRERLAHHLPVEDVEVREVRVSGNDVAGALAEEAEAMRKASPEPALTIAMTEGGKQIDSAELAEWMDDWMVGGQRHVVFYIGSAHGLDRQFIKSCDRRLSLSKMTFPHEMARMMLWEQLYRAMTIIRGEPYHK from the coding sequence ATGAAGATCAGCGTTGTGGCGATGGGCAAGATGCGAGACGAGCGTTTTGGCGCGCTCGCCAGAGAGTACCGTGAGCGTCTGGCGCACCATCTGCCGGTGGAAGACGTGGAGGTGCGTGAGGTGCGCGTCAGCGGTAACGATGTTGCCGGCGCACTCGCTGAGGAAGCCGAGGCGATGCGCAAGGCCTCGCCGGAGCCCGCGCTCACCATCGCGATGACCGAGGGAGGGAAGCAGATCGACAGCGCTGAGCTGGCCGAGTGGATGGACGACTGGATGGTCGGTGGCCAGCGCCACGTGGTCTTTTATATCGGCAGCGCACACGGGCTGGATCGGCAGTTTATAAAAAGCTGCGACCGGCGACTCTCGCTCTCGAAGATGACCTTCCCCCATGAAATGGCGCGCATGATGTTGTGGGAGCAGCTCTACCGGGCGATGACGATCATTCGCGGTGAGCCTTACCACAAATAA
- the rsfS gene encoding ribosome silencing factor, with translation MKTDSAASTPPPTQSDIDQELLEVARGIAAVTWDLKALNTTVIDLRGRVSYTDFIIVATGTSERHVQALARRVDSEMRDSGRKSMGTEGLDTGRWALLDYGDIIVHIFHQDARKDYDLERMWSEAPRLELEDAPEELYGHFDGEAFGAR, from the coding sequence ATGAAGACAGATAGCGCCGCTTCCACCCCGCCCCCCACCCAGTCCGACATCGATCAGGAGCTGCTCGAAGTCGCTCGTGGCATCGCCGCGGTCACCTGGGACTTAAAAGCGCTCAACACCACCGTCATCGATCTGCGCGGCCGGGTGAGCTACACCGATTTTATCATCGTGGCCACCGGCACCTCCGAGCGTCACGTTCAGGCGCTGGCGCGCCGGGTCGACTCCGAGATGCGTGATTCGGGCCGCAAGAGCATGGGCACCGAAGGCCTGGATACCGGCCGCTGGGCTCTGCTCGACTACGGCGACATCATCGTGCACATCTTCCACCAGGACGCCCGCAAGGACTACGACCTGGAACGCATGTGGTCGGAGGCTCCGCGACTTGAGCTGGAAGACGCTCCCGAAGAGCTCTACGGCCACTTCGACGGCGAAGCCTTCGGAGCCCGATAG
- a CDS encoding glutamate-5-semialdehyde dehydrogenase yields MTDLFDPSQLNEQAHRVRRAARELARQPGALRDDALAHMADALRAHTEAILSANQADLEAARANGLEESFIDRLRLSPERIEQMASALDEVRALPDPLGGYDEMWMRPNGLQVAKKRIPLGVIGIIYEARPNVTSDAAGLCLKSGNGVMLKGGSDAFASNLAVVTALREGLQKSALPPEACQAIGFVETRQREATAHLLTLSDAIDVIIPRGGKGLIAFVNQHSRIPVIKHDEGVCHVVVDGSATPATVERVVLNAKVQRPGVCNAAETLLFTRSALNEHVPRCLRALSQAGVRLHLCPASAAIARAADIDFIPATDDAYAAEFLSLELAVRVVADLEEAIAHIDRFGSRHSEALLTESYAQSQRFIDAVDSSVVLINASTRFSDGGQLGLGAEIGISTTRMHAYGPMGLKELTTTKFVVLGTGQIRE; encoded by the coding sequence GTGACCGACCTTTTTGATCCTTCCCAGCTTAACGAGCAGGCCCACCGAGTGCGTCGAGCCGCCCGCGAGCTTGCTCGCCAGCCCGGTGCCCTGCGCGATGATGCCCTTGCGCACATGGCCGATGCGCTGCGCGCCCACACCGAGGCCATCCTCAGCGCCAACCAGGCCGACCTTGAAGCCGCCCGGGCCAATGGCCTGGAAGAGTCCTTCATCGATCGCCTGCGCCTGAGCCCCGAGCGCATTGAACAGATGGCCAGCGCTCTCGACGAGGTCCGCGCCCTGCCCGATCCCCTGGGGGGCTACGATGAGATGTGGATGCGCCCCAACGGCCTCCAGGTCGCGAAAAAGCGTATTCCTCTGGGCGTCATCGGCATCATCTACGAAGCCCGCCCCAACGTCACCAGCGACGCCGCCGGGCTCTGTTTAAAGAGCGGCAACGGCGTGATGCTCAAAGGCGGAAGTGACGCCTTTGCCTCCAACCTGGCTGTGGTCACCGCCCTTCGAGAAGGACTTCAGAAGAGCGCGCTTCCGCCGGAGGCCTGCCAGGCCATCGGCTTTGTCGAGACGCGCCAGCGTGAAGCCACCGCCCACCTGCTCACGCTTAGTGATGCGATCGACGTCATCATCCCCCGGGGCGGCAAAGGGCTGATTGCATTTGTGAATCAGCACTCCCGCATTCCCGTCATCAAACACGATGAGGGCGTCTGCCACGTGGTCGTCGATGGTTCGGCCACCCCGGCGACGGTCGAGCGGGTGGTGCTCAACGCCAAGGTGCAGCGCCCGGGCGTTTGCAATGCTGCCGAGACACTGCTTTTCACCCGGAGCGCGCTCAACGAGCACGTGCCACGCTGCCTTAGAGCGCTCTCACAGGCCGGCGTACGCCTGCACCTCTGCCCGGCCAGCGCCGCGATCGCACGCGCGGCCGACATCGACTTTATCCCGGCCACCGACGACGCCTATGCCGCCGAGTTCTTAAGCCTGGAGCTCGCGGTACGCGTCGTCGCCGACCTCGAGGAGGCCATCGCGCATATCGATCGCTTCGGCTCCCGCCACTCCGAGGCCCTTCTCACCGAGAGTTATGCCCAGTCTCAGCGTTTCATCGACGCGGTGGACTCCTCGGTGGTACTTATTAATGCGTCGACGCGCTTTAGCGACGGCGGCCAGCTTGGCCTTGGCGCCGAGATCGGCATCAGCACCACCCGCATGCACGCCTACGGCCCGATGGGCTTAAAGGAATTGACGACCACCAAATTCGTTGTGTTAGGTACGGGACAGATCCGGGAGTGA
- a CDS encoding co-chaperone GroES, which yields MKIQPLYDRVLIQRVPSEEKTSTGIIIPDTAKEKPLEGIVRATGKGKPGDDGKPVALQVKEGDKVLFGKYSGTDVTINGEEHLILREEEILAVITD from the coding sequence ATGAAGATTCAGCCCCTGTACGATCGCGTCCTGATCCAGCGCGTGCCCAGCGAAGAAAAGACGTCGACCGGTATCATCATCCCCGACACCGCCAAAGAGAAGCCCCTTGAAGGCATCGTGCGCGCCACCGGTAAAGGTAAGCCCGGTGACGACGGTAAGCCCGTCGCGCTGCAGGTCAAAGAAGGCGACAAGGTCCTCTTCGGCAAGTACTCCGGCACCGACGTCACGATCAACGGTGAAGAGCACCTGATCCTGCGTGAAGAAGAGATCCTGGCGGTCATCACCGACTGA